One stretch of Juglans microcarpa x Juglans regia isolate MS1-56 chromosome 3D, Jm3101_v1.0, whole genome shotgun sequence DNA includes these proteins:
- the LOC121255094 gene encoding uncharacterized protein LOC121255094: MEMVFDCHNYTEIKKVKSVDEYYKEMEVAMIRANVVEDREATMARFLHGLNREIADIVEMQNYVELTDMVHQVIKVEEQFKRKGLARRGQPMATTSSWKTAAPKRDEQLQNKSKFESSKSANPKTATTLGNTETSSSKPRDIKCFKRQGRGHLASQCVNKRVMVINAQGELESENEEEVDNDDMPSLEDADDEQNAVVGDLLVARRVLNVQVKEEESNQRENLFHTQCFWLNECGEIKVTRQVLVALSIGKYEDEVLCDVVPMQACHFLLGRPWQYDLRVTHDGFTNKYSFTLKRQPITLVPLTPKQEFEVVLPEEVPYGLPPIRGIEHQIDFMPGASIPNRPAYRSNPKETKELQRQVSELLKGYERESMSPCAVPVLLVPKKDGTWRMCVDCRAIINITWLVMPFGLTNALSTFMRLMNHVLRAFIGKFVVVYFDDILIYNKNLEEHVMHLKSVLKILRKERLLANLKKCTFCTDKLVFLGFVVSKRGIEVEEKVKAIHEWPTPTTISQVRSFHGLVSFYRRFVRDFSSFAAPLTEVIKKNVPFKWGKEQEEAFSLIKEKLTNTCLLVLPNFAKTFEIECDASGIGIGAILTQEGSPIAYFSEKLSGAALNYPLIDAYQGAGHADQTNFKTCLIIKKKTQPKNFENLQFQTSKCKRIRTYSRKVGEMRRMLRAELEPIHERLDKVEAETPRGQQHDIHNRQRGGHGGMLMERRSRRSLRSNI; the protein is encoded by the exons atggagatggtgtttgattgtcacaACTACACAGAGATAAAGAAGGTTAAGAGTGTGGATGAGTATTACAAGGAGATGGAAGTAGCTATGATCCGGGCTAATGTAGTAGAGGACCGGGAAGCTACCATGGCTAGGTTTTTGCACGGTTTAAATCGCGAGATTGCGGATATAGTCGAGATGCAGAACTATGTTGAGTTGACGGATATGGTGCATCAAGTCATAAAGGTGGAGGAACAATTCAAACGAAAGGGATTGGCTAGGAGGGGACAACCTATGGCTACCACCAGCTCGTGGAAGACAGCAGCTCCAAAAAGGGACGAGCAGCTACAAAATAAGTCAAAATTTGAATCATCTAAGAGTGCCAACCCAAAGACTGCCACAACTTTAGGTAACACCGAGACTTCAAGTTCTAAACCACGTGATATTAAGTGTTTTAAACGTCAAGGGCGGGGACACTTAGCCAGCCAGTGTGTAAACAAAAGGGTGATGGTGATAAATGCCCAAGGAGAGCTTGAGTcggaaaatgaggaagaagtaGATAATGATGATATGCCATCTTTGGAGGATGCCGATGATGAGCAAAATGCTGTGGTTGGAGATTTATTGGTAGCAAGGCGAGTTCTCAATGTGCAGGTTAAGGAGGAAGAAAGTAACCAAAGGGAGAACTTGTTTCATACTCAGTGCTTT TGGCTGAATGAATGTGGTGAAATCAAGGTGACAAGACAAGTGTTGGTGGCATTATCCATTGGCAAATatgaggatgaggtgctttgtgatgtggTTCCTATGCAAGCATGCCATTTTCTACTGGGAAGACCATGGCAGTATGATCTGAGGGTTACTCATGATGGATTCACAAATAAGTATTCTTTCACTCTTAAAAGGCAACCTATTACTCTTGTGCCATTAACTCCGAAACAG GAGTTTGAAGTTGTCCTTCCCGAAGAGGTACCTTATGGTTTACCTCCAATCCGAGGGATTGAACATCAAATTGATTTCATGCCTGGTGCATCAATTCCAAACCGACCTGCTTATAGGAGTAATCCCAAGGAGACCAAGGAACTTCAGAGGCAAGTAAGTGAATTATTGAAGGGGTATGAGCGTGAAAGTATGAGTCCTTGTGCGGTTCCAGTGCTATTAGTTCCTAAGAAGGATGGaacatggaggatgtgtgttgactgccgagccatcattaacataacg TGGTTAGTGATGCCTTTCGGTTTAACTAATGCTCTGAGCACATTTATGCGTTTGATGAACCATGTTTTGCGAGCATTTATTGGCAAGTTTGTAGTTGTgtattttgatgatatcctaATCTACAACAAAAATTTGGAAGAACATGTAATGCATTTGAAATCTGTTTTGAAAATTCTAAGGAAAGAAAGGTTGCTTGCTAACCTCAAAAAGTGCACCTTTTGCACAGATAAGCTTGTAtttcttggttttgttgttAGTAAGAGAGGAATTGAGGTTGAGGAAAAGGTGAAGGCAATCCATGAGTGGCCAACGCCTACAACAATCAGCCAAGTGAGGAGTTTCCATGGCTTAGTTAGCTTCTATAGACGGTTTGTGCGTGATTTTAGTAGCTTTGCCGCCCCTCTCACTGAAGTCATCAAGAAAAATGTGCCGTTTAAGTGgggaaaagaacaagaagaggcATTTAGTCTGATCAAAGAAAAGTTAACTAATACATGTTTACTTGTTTTACCTAACTTTgctaaaacttttgaaattgagtgtgatgcttcaggaATAGGTATTGGAGCTATTTTGACGCAAGAAGGCAGTCCAATTGCTTATTTCAGCGAAAAGTTGAGTGGGGCAGCCCTAAATTACCCACTTATTGATGCATACCAAGGAGCTGGACATGCTGATCAGACAA ATTTTAAAACATGTCTAATAATCAAGAAGAAGACACAACCGAAGAATTTCGAGAACCTCCAGTTCCAAACCTCCAAATGCAAGCGAATTAGAACCTATTCACGAAAGGTTGGGGAGATGAGGCGTATGTTGAGGGCTGAATTAGAACCTATTCACGAAAGGTTGGACAAGGTAGAAGCGGAAACTCCTAGGGGCCAGCAACATGACATCCACAATAGGCAGCGTGGTGGGCATGGCGGAATGTTGATGgagaggcggagtcggaggagTTTGAGGAGCAATATTTGA